Proteins from a genomic interval of Streptococcus sp. D7B5:
- a CDS encoding T6SS immunity protein Tdi1 domain-containing protein: MLKDFVKVADMPKDVIEKYKNQVPAELLQIWQEDGLGTFLDGYLKVINPDDYLELLQDSYFRGDVAFPMFATAFGDIITWEENAYVGIVQYNIQDCNIIIKRLSHFLNFLDDEYVLRYFDQKLYKKAVAKHGLLAYDECFGFVPLLALGGFKDVDHMDKVKVLEHIYLMYQLTGGVMDD, translated from the coding sequence ATGTTAAAAGATTTTGTCAAAGTGGCAGATATGCCCAAAGATGTTATTGAAAAATATAAAAATCAAGTTCCAGCTGAGTTGCTTCAAATTTGGCAGGAGGATGGTCTAGGAACTTTTCTTGATGGTTATCTGAAGGTAATTAATCCGGATGATTATCTTGAGCTTCTCCAAGATAGCTATTTCAGAGGAGATGTCGCTTTTCCTATGTTCGCGACGGCATTTGGAGATATTATTACTTGGGAAGAGAATGCCTATGTGGGAATTGTCCAATACAATATTCAGGATTGTAACATTATAATTAAGCGTCTGTCACATTTTTTGAATTTTTTGGATGATGAATATGTTTTAAGATATTTTGATCAAAAGTTATATAAAAAAGCTGTTGCCAAACATGGTCTGCTAGCCTACGATGAATGTTTTGGTTTCGTTCCACTTCTAGCATTAGGTGGCTTTAAAGATGTAGACCACATGGATAAGGTAAAAGTCTTGGAGCACATTTACCTCATGTACCAGCTTACAGGTGGTGTGATGGACGATTAG
- the sstT gene encoding serine/threonine transporter SstT, with protein sequence MKRIIRAWTKASLIKRILIGMIFGATLGMLFPNLTGIGLLGDLFVGGLKAIAPILVFALVANALSQHQKGQNTNMKTVIFLYLLGTFAAALVAVLASFLLPVQITLTSANTEVAAPDGIGQVLSNLLLKLVDNPLNAIVEANYIGILSWAVIFGLAMREASKHSKELLRTMADVTSKIVEWIINLAPFGILGLVFKTISDKGIASLANYGVLLGLLIATMAFVALIVNPLIAFLFMRKNPYPLVLKCLRVSGITAFFTRSSAANIPVNMKLCQDLGLNPDTYSVSIPLGSTINMAGAAVTINVLTLAAVNTLGISVDFGTAFVLSVVAAISACGASGIAGGSLLLIPVACSLFGISNDLAMQVVGVGFVIGVVQDSCETALNSSTDVLFTAVAEYATNRKLRP encoded by the coding sequence ATGAAACGAATCATTAGAGCCTGGACCAAGGCAAGCCTCATCAAACGAATCCTTATTGGAATGATTTTTGGAGCGACATTGGGGATGCTCTTTCCAAACCTTACAGGAATTGGTCTGCTTGGAGATCTCTTTGTAGGCGGACTGAAAGCTATCGCTCCTATTCTAGTTTTTGCTCTTGTTGCCAATGCCCTTTCCCAGCACCAAAAGGGGCAAAACACCAATATGAAGACGGTTATTTTCCTATACTTGCTTGGAACCTTTGCTGCTGCATTGGTGGCCGTTCTAGCTAGTTTCTTACTGCCTGTGCAAATCACCCTGACCAGTGCAAATACAGAAGTTGCTGCTCCTGACGGTATCGGTCAAGTCCTCAGCAACCTCTTGCTCAAACTGGTGGACAATCCCTTGAATGCCATTGTTGAGGCCAATTATATCGGAATTCTCTCTTGGGCAGTCATCTTTGGCTTGGCTATGAGAGAGGCAAGTAAACACAGCAAAGAATTACTGAGAACCATGGCGGATGTCACCTCTAAAATTGTCGAATGGATTATCAACTTAGCTCCCTTTGGGATTTTAGGCTTGGTGTTTAAGACCATCTCTGACAAGGGCATTGCCAGTCTGGCCAACTACGGTGTCCTCCTAGGACTCTTGATTGCTACCATGGCCTTTGTAGCTCTCATCGTCAACCCACTCATCGCCTTTCTCTTTATGAGGAAAAATCCCTATCCCCTTGTTTTGAAATGCCTACGTGTCAGTGGTATTACAGCCTTTTTCACTCGTAGCTCTGCCGCCAATATCCCTGTCAATATGAAACTCTGTCAAGACTTGGGACTGAATCCTGATACCTACTCTGTCTCCATCCCGCTTGGTTCGACTATCAATATGGCTGGCGCTGCTGTTACCATAAATGTCCTGACTCTAGCTGCTGTCAATACACTCGGAATCTCGGTAGACTTTGGGACAGCATTTGTGCTCAGTGTAGTGGCTGCCATTTCTGCCTGCGGTGCTTCCGGGATTGCTGGGGGATCCCTTCTCCTCATTCCTGTCGCTTGTAGCCTCTTTGGGATTTCCAACGACTTGGCTATGCAGGTTGTCGGAGTCGGTTTTGTGATCGGTGTCGTTCAAGACTCCTGCGAAACAGCCCTGAACTCTTCAACAGATGTCCTCTTTACAGCGGTTGCCGAGTATGCTACAAACCGAAAACTTCGCCCCTAG
- a CDS encoding immunity protein YezG family protein, with the protein MENQINEKIIEIVHQVNDMIPVEWDDLYIVIEMDKTYSGGAYFFFKYKNHYHYHLEMPEDFGLSMMDVLSENKVLFKKSEDLKRVFIENDLADWYICIIHLDENNKLSVDYDYAPWLESGYGPSARMDLFEYKYLGKQPANEKELEQFKVMEAFQKVHNQK; encoded by the coding sequence ATGGAAAACCAGATTAATGAAAAAATTATCGAAATCGTTCATCAAGTCAACGATATGATTCCAGTTGAGTGGGATGACTTGTATATTGTAATCGAGATGGACAAGACCTATAGTGGAGGGGCTTATTTCTTTTTCAAATATAAAAATCATTATCATTACCATCTGGAAATGCCAGAAGATTTTGGTCTATCGATGATGGATGTTCTAAGCGAAAACAAGGTTTTATTTAAAAAATCAGAAGATCTGAAAAGAGTGTTTATTGAAAATGACTTGGCAGATTGGTACATTTGTATCATCCATTTAGATGAAAATAACAAACTTTCGGTCGACTATGACTATGCTCCATGGTTGGAAAGTGGTTATGGCCCAAGTGCTCGAATGGACTTATTTGAATACAAATACCTCGGCAAGCAACCAGCTAATGAAAAAGAACTGGAACAGTTCAAGGTTATGGAAGCCTTCCAGAAGGTACATAATCAAAAGTAG
- a CDS encoding aromatic acid exporter family protein: MSLTQRTTKLILATCLACFLAYFLDLSSAVSAGIIALLSLSDTRRSTLKLARNRLFSMLLALAIGVLAFQLTGFHIWSLGLYLALYVPLAYKMGWEIGITPSSVLVSHLLVQESTSPELLLNEVLLFLIGTSFALLVNLYMPSREKAIQSYHLQVEEKLKDILLRFKYYLSKGDGRNQAQLVDQLDNLLDEALKLVYLDHSDHLFHQTDYHIHYFEMRQRQSRILRNMAQQINTCHLAASESLILAQLFSKIAAQLSQTNPAHDLLDDIERYLQVFRNRNLPKTREEFETRATLLQLLREAETFIQVKVDFYQKYGN; the protein is encoded by the coding sequence ATGTCCCTCACTCAACGTACGACCAAACTGATCTTAGCGACCTGTCTCGCTTGTTTTCTCGCTTATTTTTTAGATTTATCATCAGCAGTGTCAGCTGGAATTATCGCCCTCTTAAGCCTCTCCGACACGCGCAGAAGCACGCTGAAATTAGCACGTAACCGCCTCTTTTCCATGCTCCTAGCGCTCGCTATCGGTGTTCTAGCCTTTCAGCTGACGGGCTTTCACATCTGGAGCCTGGGCCTCTATCTAGCTCTCTATGTCCCTCTTGCTTACAAAATGGGCTGGGAAATCGGCATCACCCCTAGCAGTGTCTTGGTCAGTCATCTCTTGGTACAGGAGTCTACCTCTCCAGAGCTCTTACTCAATGAAGTTCTCCTCTTTCTCATCGGGACAAGCTTTGCCCTATTGGTCAACCTTTACATGCCCTCTCGTGAGAAAGCCATCCAAAGCTACCACCTTCAGGTCGAAGAAAAGTTAAAAGACATCTTGCTTCGCTTTAAATACTATCTGTCAAAAGGAGACGGACGCAATCAAGCCCAACTCGTTGACCAATTAGACAATCTCCTCGATGAAGCCCTCAAACTGGTCTATCTGGATCATTCGGACCATCTCTTTCACCAGACGGACTACCACATCCACTACTTTGAGATGAGACAGCGACAAAGTCGTATCCTGCGAAATATGGCCCAGCAGATCAATACCTGTCACCTGGCCGCCAGTGAGAGTTTGATCTTGGCCCAGCTCTTTTCTAAGATTGCTGCCCAGCTAAGTCAGACCAATCCTGCTCATGACCTACTTGATGACATCGAACGCTATCTGCAAGTCTTCCGCAATCGGAATCTCCCGAAAACACGTGAGGAGTTTGAAACCCGTGCTACCCTCCTGCAACTATTACGCGAAGCTGAAACCTTTATCCAGGTCAAGGTCGATTTTTATCAGAAATATGGAAACTAG
- a CDS encoding mechanosensitive ion channel domain-containing protein, whose amino-acid sequence MQDFFQRYFDKLDLTTMLENLLTKVISLLILFLLFYIAKKMLHATVRKIVKPSLKFSNRDAGRQKTISRLLENVFNYILYFFLLYCILSILGLPVSSLLAGAGIAGVAIGMGAQGFLSDVINGFFILFERQLDVGDEVVLTNGPITVSGKVVSVGIRTTQLRGDDQALHFVPNRNITVVSNLSRTE is encoded by the coding sequence ATGCAAGATTTTTTTCAACGCTATTTTGATAAACTTGACTTAACAACCATGTTAGAGAATCTCTTAACCAAGGTGATTTCTCTTTTGATTTTGTTTTTGCTATTTTATATAGCTAAAAAGATGCTTCATGCGACTGTACGAAAGATTGTCAAGCCCTCACTTAAATTTTCCAATCGAGATGCAGGAAGGCAAAAGACCATTTCTCGTTTGCTAGAGAATGTCTTTAACTACATTCTTTATTTCTTCTTGCTCTACTGTATCCTGTCTATTTTAGGTTTGCCAGTTTCGAGCCTCCTTGCTGGTGCGGGGATTGCTGGGGTGGCCATTGGTATGGGGGCGCAAGGCTTTCTATCTGATGTTATCAATGGCTTCTTCATTCTTTTTGAACGCCAGCTTGATGTGGGTGATGAAGTGGTTCTCACAAATGGACCGATTACCGTTTCTGGAAAGGTCGTTAGCGTAGGGATCCGTACAACGCAACTGCGAGGTGACGATCAAGCCCTCCACTTTGTTCCCAATCGTAATATCACCGTCGTCAGCAATCTATCTCGTACTGAATAG
- a CDS encoding beta-carotene 15,15'-monooxygenase, with protein MKDIRIFGADFERSKRIVTQGDFALTAGMPNPIHMGIINRLFTVIILGFCFSGILIYGVLIGIPEFISVDSDVHVISMEAGLLIHNMSSFLKPFNLTVYVISYLGMVLVFWPKKRLTSQLWTYFPFYFAMSICAFISGLYFASAVAYDAYTWLGFWLELGIGIALFLWIILNSIQNLKRRLNDQEEKSILKQLVKILAGTTAVLFPVSLVYHLLYQIPLQWYFYILGLFLPVWFVIGAHFIAFMINVHIFQAYYIYKYPEEYKNYLKISDQEWYSKRYYKKLVKSGQLQEERM; from the coding sequence ATGAAAGACATCCGTATTTTCGGTGCCGACTTTGAAAGAAGTAAGCGAATTGTGACCCAGGGGGATTTTGCTCTGACCGCAGGGATGCCCAACCCCATTCATATGGGCATCATCAACCGCCTCTTTACAGTGATTATTCTTGGATTTTGCTTTTCAGGGATTCTGATCTATGGCGTATTAATCGGGATTCCAGAGTTTATAAGTGTAGATAGCGATGTTCATGTCATTTCTATGGAAGCAGGATTGCTGATTCATAACATGAGTAGCTTTCTAAAGCCCTTTAATCTGACGGTATATGTGATATCCTATCTAGGAATGGTGCTTGTTTTTTGGCCCAAAAAACGCTTGACCAGCCAGCTTTGGACCTACTTTCCTTTCTATTTTGCCATGTCCATTTGCGCTTTCATATCAGGACTGTACTTTGCCAGTGCAGTGGCCTATGATGCTTATACATGGCTGGGCTTCTGGCTTGAGCTTGGGATAGGCATAGCCCTCTTTCTCTGGATCATTCTCAATAGTATCCAGAATCTCAAGCGCAGACTAAATGATCAAGAGGAGAAGTCAATCCTCAAGCAGCTAGTTAAGATTCTCGCTGGAACCACGGCAGTTCTCTTTCCAGTGTCGCTAGTCTATCATCTGCTATATCAAATCCCCCTTCAGTGGTATTTCTATATTTTAGGCTTATTTTTGCCAGTTTGGTTTGTGATTGGAGCTCATTTTATCGCCTTTATGATTAATGTCCATATCTTTCAAGCCTATTATATCTACAAATACCCAGAAGAGTATAAGAATTATTTAAAGATATCAGACCAAGAATGGTATAGCAAACGATACTATAAAAAGTTGGTTAAAAGTGGACAGTTGCAGGAAGAGAGAATGTGA
- the gtfB gene encoding accessory Sec system glycosylation chaperone GtfB, with protein MIQLFDRYGQESRDLHESLEVAGLSHVTVVIEPDGFLPDGILSPFTYYLGYESGKALYFNQVAVPEFWEIAGNNQFAHILEDSRERGVIHYVDAPQARLVKQVDWKDLSGRIYQADHYNRYGACFAKTTYSADGQAILTKYQDAKGQEIVLENHVTGHILLTLPGQALRHFKNRVEFTIFFLQDLGIDTRHLLFNTLATSFLVSYHYPDKSGQDILVWQEPLDDCLPGNMQLLLEQEGLRAKQILIPDKATYEKALALTNPAYHDKFFHLGYHYQFKRENFVRPDALIVTNSDQIQHIETLIESLPMVTFRIAAVTEMSSKLLTLLSYPNVVLYQNASPQKIRELYQLSDLYLDINYGNELLDAVRQAFEHNMLILAFDQTAHNRPYTAPEHLFDVQAVGDMIAKIQEALSSLDKMGQALGHQGRHANYVDLATYRERMERIIGEGHD; from the coding sequence ATGATTCAACTATTTGATCGATATGGCCAGGAAAGCCGAGATTTACATGAAAGTCTAGAAGTTGCTGGTCTGTCTCATGTCACGGTTGTGATCGAGCCAGATGGCTTTCTCCCAGATGGGATTCTTTCTCCCTTTACCTACTATCTAGGTTACGAGTCGGGAAAAGCTCTTTATTTCAACCAAGTAGCCGTCCCTGAGTTTTGGGAGATTGCGGGCAATAACCAGTTTGCGCATATCCTAGAGGATTCTCGGGAGAGGGGCGTGATTCACTATGTGGATGCTCCTCAGGCCCGTTTGGTCAAGCAAGTCGACTGGAAGGACCTATCCGGCCGTATCTACCAAGCAGACCACTATAACCGATACGGAGCCTGCTTTGCCAAGACCACCTATAGTGCAGATGGACAGGCTATCCTGACCAAGTACCAGGATGCAAAGGGACAGGAAATTGTCCTAGAAAATCATGTGACAGGCCATATCCTCCTAACCTTGCCCGGACAAGCCCTGCGCCATTTTAAAAATCGAGTAGAATTCACGATTTTCTTTTTGCAAGACTTAGGAATCGACACTCGCCACCTTCTCTTTAACACTCTAGCTACCTCTTTCTTGGTCTCATATCATTATCCAGACAAGAGCGGACAGGATATCTTGGTTTGGCAAGAACCGCTAGATGATTGCCTTCCTGGGAATATGCAGCTGCTCTTGGAGCAAGAGGGGCTGAGAGCCAAGCAGATCCTCATACCAGATAAGGCTACCTATGAAAAGGCCTTGGCCTTGACCAACCCAGCCTATCATGACAAGTTTTTCCATCTAGGTTATCATTATCAATTTAAGAGAGAAAATTTCGTTCGACCAGATGCCTTGATCGTTACCAACTCAGATCAGATCCAGCATATCGAAACTCTGATTGAGTCCTTGCCAATGGTGACCTTCCGAATCGCGGCAGTGACTGAAATGTCGTCCAAGTTGCTGACCTTGCTTTCCTATCCCAATGTCGTTCTCTATCAAAACGCCAGTCCGCAAAAGATTCGAGAACTCTACCAGCTGTCGGATCTCTATCTAGATATCAATTACGGAAACGAGCTTTTGGATGCTGTCCGTCAAGCCTTCGAGCACAATATGCTTATCCTAGCCTTTGATCAGACAGCTCATAACAGACCTTACACAGCTCCAGAACACCTCTTTGATGTGCAGGCTGTTGGAGACATGATTGCGAAGATTCAAGAAGCTCTCAGCAGTCTTGACAAGATGGGGCAAGCCCTTGGGCATCAAGGTCGTCATGCTAACTATGTGGACTTGGCTACTTACCGAGAGAGGATGGAAAGGATAATAGGGGAAGGCCATGACTAA
- the asp4 gene encoding accessory secretory system protein Asp4 has product MTKKDLFYKDVEGRMEELKQGALKKEKPTRGEKISKTFSILLGLLILLTLIFTLLGILR; this is encoded by the coding sequence ATGACTAAAAAAGATTTATTTTACAAGGATGTCGAAGGACGCATGGAAGAGTTAAAGCAAGGAGCGCTTAAGAAAGAAAAGCCTACCCGAGGAGAAAAGATCAGTAAAACCTTCTCCATTTTACTCGGCTTGCTTATCCTTCTTACCCTGATCTTTACATTATTAGGAATCTTGAGGTGA
- a CDS encoding accessory secretory protein Asp5: MMEVLMIVGIVLAVALIVLVLIQPRQSQLFSMDATSNIGKPGYWQNNRLVKMVTLLISLALFVLLLVFMIVTYQ; the protein is encoded by the coding sequence ATGATGGAAGTTTTAATGATTGTAGGGATAGTCCTAGCCGTCGCCTTGATTGTCCTGGTTCTCATCCAACCTCGCCAAAGCCAACTCTTTTCCATGGATGCGACTAGCAATATCGGAAAACCAGGCTACTGGCAGAACAACCGCTTGGTAAAAATGGTGACCCTCTTGATTAGCCTAGCCTTGTTTGTATTGCTCCTCGTTTTTATGATAGTGACCTATCAGTAA
- the imm47 gene encoding Imm47 family immunity protein translates to MGNKLLIPGMSFGHVSSVALEDLKRGLLSVNDERECVLLIAEILKKGDFTVKNLLIDLMNQTKDEAVLNLCIRLFCSVCTHDDLKKVENFHFLSSASEFAVFTFVAGAVETMSYEVVPYLLTLWEEWEDTETEVEYAIQDALDSFLNYRSIIEENARLEEVGSLYFDVIKHKNLDYYYYKTLQVFPGLFTQEIMTALYIAAQKEQKYHLYLQASLLSIYTGKQVPVDTNTLISKNEIDLMVGYIDDLSDKDWTEGMKYFYGHPVEELVK, encoded by the coding sequence ATGGGAAACAAACTGTTAATTCCAGGAATGTCGTTCGGTCACGTTAGTTCAGTAGCGCTTGAAGATTTAAAAAGGGGCTTACTTTCAGTAAATGATGAGAGAGAATGTGTATTGCTGATTGCTGAAATCTTAAAAAAGGGAGATTTTACAGTAAAAAACTTGCTGATTGACTTGATGAACCAGACAAAAGATGAAGCAGTGCTCAATCTTTGTATTCGATTGTTTTGTTCAGTTTGTACACATGATGATTTAAAAAAAGTTGAAAATTTTCATTTTTTAAGTTCGGCTTCAGAATTTGCGGTATTTACTTTTGTCGCTGGCGCTGTGGAAACAATGTCCTATGAAGTCGTTCCTTACCTTCTTACTCTGTGGGAGGAGTGGGAAGATACAGAAACCGAAGTGGAGTACGCTATTCAAGATGCTTTGGATAGTTTTCTCAACTATCGTTCAATTATAGAGGAAAATGCAAGATTAGAAGAAGTTGGAAGTTTATATTTTGATGTAATAAAGCACAAGAACTTAGATTACTATTATTATAAAACTCTTCAGGTTTTTCCTGGTTTATTTACACAAGAAATTATGACGGCTCTATACATCGCTGCTCAAAAAGAACAGAAATACCATCTTTATCTTCAGGCGTCCCTTCTTTCTATTTATACAGGCAAGCAGGTCCCAGTGGACACAAATACTCTTATTTCGAAAAATGAAATTGATTTGATGGTTGGTTATATTGATGACTTATCAGACAAAGACTGGACGGAAGGTATGAAATATTTTTACGGTCATCCAGTTGAGGAACTTGTAAAATAA
- a CDS encoding immunity protein YezG family protein encodes MEIAQSVHKTIPVAWENLFINITLTFDGGEVYYFFNEEGKSDYIYNLYIPKKYELPNSEFRENERRTFKLAWELREIFKNEEQALWTTCVIKIIGTKLTATFAYAPWFESRFTSGQQMDFFEYKYLGKQPANEKEFELFKAMEDFQQKYNEN; translated from the coding sequence ATGGAAATTGCTCAGAGTGTCCATAAGACTATACCTGTAGCTTGGGAAAATCTTTTTATTAATATTACCCTGACTTTTGATGGTGGAGAAGTCTACTATTTCTTCAACGAAGAAGGAAAAAGTGACTATATCTATAATCTCTATATTCCCAAGAAGTATGAGTTGCCTAATTCAGAATTTAGAGAAAATGAAAGACGCACCTTCAAATTAGCTTGGGAATTGAGGGAAATCTTTAAAAATGAAGAGCAGGCTTTATGGACAACATGTGTTATAAAGATTATTGGTACAAAATTGACTGCTACATTTGCCTACGCACCCTGGTTTGAGAGTAGGTTTACCTCAGGCCAACAAATGGATTTCTTTGAATACAAGTATCTCGGCAAGCAACCAGCTAATGAAAAAGAATTTGAGTTGTTCAAGGCTATGGAAGATTTCCAGCAAAAATATAACGAGAACTAG